One part of the Quercus lobata isolate SW786 chromosome 7, ValleyOak3.0 Primary Assembly, whole genome shotgun sequence genome encodes these proteins:
- the LOC115953285 gene encoding NDR1/HIN1-like protein 3: MAEKQGLNGAYYGPSVPPPRKAYHRPGRGSGGGCGCCGCLFGCLCNCIFSLIFKLVFTVIILVGIAALIFWFLVRPNNLKFYATGASLTQFNLTTDNTLQYNLDLNLTVRNPNKRMGIYYDTFQVNGYYEGQRFDTQNLTPFYQGHKNTSELSTVFDGQQLLVLGASEVSNYNSEKSNGYYSIDVQLNLKIRVKVGWIKVGHFKPKINCDLSVPSSAGGTFQTTRCKLKL; this comes from the coding sequence ATGGCAGAAAAACAGGGTTTGAACGGTGCCTACTATGGCCCTTCAGTCCCACCGCCACGCAAAGCCTACCACCGCCCTGGCCGTGGCAGTGGCGGCGGTTGTGGCTGCTGCGGTTGCCTATTTGGCTGCCTTTGCAATTGCATTTTCAGCCTCATTTTCAAACTAGTTTTCACTGTCATCATCCTTGTGGGCATCGCCGCCCTCATCTTCTGGTTCCTTGTTCGCCCCAATAACCTTAAATTCTATGCCACTGGTGCTTCATTGACACAATTCAATCTCACCACGGACAACACACTTCAATACAACCTTGATCTCAATCTCACCGTTAGAAACCCCAACAAGAGGATGGGTATATATTACGATACCTTCCAAGTCAATGGTTATTATGAAGGCCAGAGATTTGATACACAGAATTTGACACCGTTTTACCAAGGCCACAAGAATACGAGTGAGTTGAGCACTGTGTTTGATGGACAACAATTGCTGGTGTTGGGGGCTAGTGAGGTTTCTAACTATAATTCTGAGAAGAGTAATGGGTACTACAGCATTGATGTGCAGCTCAATCTTAAGATTAGAGTCAAGGTGGGTTGGATCAAGGTTGGGCACTTCAAACCCAAGATCAATTGTGACTTATCAGTTCCTTCGAGTGCAGGAGGTACCTTTCAGACTACCAGGTGCAAATTGAAGCTCTGA
- the LOC115953268 gene encoding NDR1/HIN1-like protein 3, protein MGRKDSSGCCCCCEWLCGCLFSCILSCIFQILCTILVIAALAAFIFWLILRPNEVKFHVTDASLTQFNFTTNNTLHYNLALNVSIRNPNKRIGFYYDTFEANANYQGKRFDTETLTPFYQGHKNTTVVNAVFQGQQLVLLGTDEVSQFDSEKTDGVFGISLKLNLRIRPKLGWIKVWTFKPKVKCDLNVPLKSNGTSSTAFEATKCSYDL, encoded by the coding sequence ATGGGAAGAAAAGATAGTTCTGGGTGTTGTTGCTGTTGTGAGTGGCTTTGTGGCTGCCTTTTCAGTTGCATCTTGAGCTGTATTTTCCAAATCCTCTGCACAATTCTTGTCATCGCTGCTCTCGCCGCCTTCATATTCTGGCTGATCCTTCGTCCCAACGAGGTCAAGTTTCATGTCACCGATGCCTCATTGACCCAGTTCAATTTCACCACCAACAACACCCTCCACTACAACTTGGCTCTCAACGTTTCGATCAGGAACCCCAACAAGCGAATCGGATTCTACTACGATACCTTCGAGGCCAACGCTAATTACCAAGGCAAGCGTTTCGATACCGAAACCTTGACACCCTTTTACCAGGGACACAAAAACACCACCGTTGTTAACGCGGTTTTTCAAGGACAGCAACTGGTTTTGTTGGGCACGGACGAGGTTTCCCAGTTCGATTCGGAGAAAACTGATGGGGTTTTTGGGATTAGCCTGAAGCTGAATCTTCGGATCAGACCGAAGTTGGGTTGGATCAAAGTTTGGACCTTTAAACCCAAAGTCAAGTGTGACTTAAACGTTCCTCTCAAATCTAATGGGACATCATCGACTGCTTTTGAGGCAACCAAGTGCAGCTACGATCTCTGA